A part of Paenibacillus antri genomic DNA contains:
- a CDS encoding MFS transporter, translating to MTAQTNVVVNSAKGLSTPAVTFVFLLGIFMGALDHGIVGPALSSIMAEYGLRSGWGVWSFTVYTLLFAVSIPICGKLSDRFGRKPVFAAGIALFGIGSLLCAFAPTFSVFLLGRAVQAIGTGGIFPITGAQIAASYPPEKRGRMLGLIGVSFGVGTILGPVVGGLIIANLPWQWIFLVNVPISIIILLLISTYRTRQETVRKPIDFAGIGLLTVVVFAIMYGVSAADWKFIAAGLVIVPIFLRIEKRQPDPILNVRYVTNGSIVVLLIGSLFSGYVMATATNMLPYFAERVLGIPRGDSGISVTPLAIASMVASLVGGILVDKIGAKRTLVAGFALVAAGALSLAFLVEGLPEFLSVLVLLGFGVGIVIGAPLNVLMLQAVEPNETGSAIGYLSLFRSLGSTLGPTMAGMFLVSFANGFAAAFLVSGIVSAVAIVVLLTFARGARRAGQ from the coding sequence ATGACGGCGCAAACGAACGTCGTAGTAAACTCGGCCAAGGGCTTGTCCACGCCGGCGGTCACCTTTGTTTTTTTACTTGGGATTTTCATGGGGGCGTTGGACCACGGCATCGTAGGTCCAGCCCTGAGTTCGATCATGGCGGAATACGGGCTTCGAAGCGGCTGGGGGGTCTGGAGCTTTACGGTATACACGTTGTTGTTCGCGGTCAGCATCCCGATTTGCGGGAAGCTGTCCGACCGATTCGGACGCAAGCCTGTCTTCGCTGCGGGCATAGCCTTGTTCGGCATCGGTTCGTTACTGTGCGCGTTCGCCCCGACGTTCTCTGTTTTCTTGCTCGGCCGCGCGGTGCAAGCGATCGGGACGGGCGGCATCTTCCCGATTACAGGGGCTCAGATCGCTGCATCGTACCCGCCCGAGAAGCGGGGCAGAATGTTGGGGTTGATCGGGGTAAGCTTCGGAGTCGGTACGATCCTCGGTCCCGTCGTCGGCGGGTTGATCATCGCCAACTTGCCGTGGCAGTGGATTTTCCTGGTGAACGTTCCGATTTCTATTATCATTCTGTTGCTTATTTCTACATACCGAACGCGGCAGGAAACCGTCCGCAAGCCGATCGATTTCGCAGGGATCGGACTGTTGACCGTCGTCGTCTTCGCGATCATGTACGGCGTGTCCGCCGCCGACTGGAAGTTTATCGCCGCGGGTCTCGTTATCGTTCCGATCTTTCTCCGGATCGAGAAGAGGCAGCCGGATCCGATCCTGAACGTACGGTATGTTACCAACGGCTCTATCGTCGTCTTGTTGATTGGCTCGCTCTTCTCGGGTTACGTCATGGCGACGGCGACGAACATGCTTCCCTACTTCGCGGAGAGAGTCCTAGGGATCCCGAGAGGCGACTCCGGTATCAGCGTAACGCCGCTGGCGATCGCGTCGATGGTCGCTTCGCTCGTCGGCGGCATCCTCGTCGACAAGATCGGCGCGAAGCGAACGCTCGTCGCGGGTTTCGCGCTCGTCGCGGCGGGAGCGCTTTCCTTGGCGTTCTTGGTCGAAGGGTTGCCGGAATTCTTGAGCGTGCTCGTCTTGCTCGGCTTCGGCGTCGGCATCGTCATCGGCGCTCCGCTCAACGTCTTGATGCTGCAAGCGGTCGAACCGAACGAAACCGGGTCGGCGATCGGGTACTTAAGTTTGTTCCGCTCCTTGGGGTCCACCTTGGGACCGACGATGGCAGGCATGTTCCTCGTATCGTTCGCGAACGGCTTCGCCGCCGCCTTCCTCGTTAGCGGGATCGTCTCCGCGGTCGCCATCGTCGTTCTATTAACGTTCGCGAGAGGCGCAAGGCGAGCGGGGCAGTAA
- a CDS encoding serine hydrolase domain-containing protein, producing the protein MPYWEAALFLLVAVGLIGFALYRLSTRPLSKAEAKTHLDAYFFRALRSGRDQSGLQVHVESESFAYRFSEGSLSALNGAPIDLDQPFHAASIGKVFTAALVMKLAEQGALSIDDPVANYLSPSELSGLFVYQGKDYANQATVKQLLGHTSGVADYFEGPVHRSPSFLERIVRCPDEFWTPERLVDFTRRHQRCVGIPGTVFHYSDTGYVLLGRIVERVTGITFGECLDQRMFSPLHMDDSYLMFYGEPKRGIRPIQDIRLNGVEMSRYRSMSCDWAGGGVITTTGDLMTFLKALRKGGFLRPESLRVMDDFANRFRTGIRYGYGMMEIRFEEFFFLLRNLPRLRGHIGITAAHMFDSPDSDIRIVMNFGSATAMTKSFRALIEILNTLKRIKE; encoded by the coding sequence ATGCCCTATTGGGAAGCAGCGTTATTCCTTCTCGTCGCGGTCGGATTGATCGGATTCGCGCTGTACCGCCTTTCTACGAGACCTCTAAGTAAGGCGGAAGCGAAAACGCATCTCGACGCGTATTTTTTCCGCGCGCTGCGAAGCGGGCGAGATCAAAGCGGCTTACAGGTTCACGTAGAGAGCGAGAGCTTCGCCTATCGCTTCTCCGAAGGCAGCCTCTCCGCGCTGAACGGCGCGCCGATCGATCTCGACCAGCCGTTCCATGCGGCCAGCATCGGGAAAGTATTCACCGCCGCGCTCGTAATGAAGCTGGCCGAGCAGGGAGCGCTCTCCATCGACGATCCTGTCGCGAATTATTTGTCCCCTTCCGAGCTGAGCGGTCTCTTCGTGTATCAAGGCAAGGATTACGCGAATCAAGCGACCGTCAAGCAGCTGCTCGGACACACCTCGGGCGTCGCCGATTACTTCGAGGGTCCCGTCCATCGCTCCCCGTCTTTCCTGGAACGTATCGTTCGCTGCCCCGATGAATTCTGGACGCCGGAACGATTGGTCGACTTCACGAGACGACATCAACGATGCGTCGGCATTCCGGGCACGGTCTTTCATTACTCGGATACCGGTTACGTCTTGCTGGGCCGAATCGTGGAACGCGTTACCGGCATCACCTTCGGCGAATGTCTCGATCAACGAATGTTCTCCCCCTTGCATATGGACGATTCCTACTTGATGTTCTACGGCGAACCGAAACGCGGAATCAGACCGATCCAAGACATCCGGCTGAACGGCGTCGAGATGAGCCGGTATCGCAGCATGAGCTGCGACTGGGCCGGCGGCGGCGTGATTACGACGACCGGAGACCTTATGACTTTCTTAAAAGCGCTTAGGAAGGGAGGCTTCCTCCGTCCGGAATCGCTTCGCGTCATGGACGACTTCGCGAACCGATTCCGAACCGGGATCCGTTACGGGTACGGCATGATGGAGATTCGTTTCGAGGAGTTCTTCTTCCTGCTGAGAAACCTCCCGCGGTTGAGGGGGCATATCGGGATAACTGCCGCGCACATGTTCGACAGCCCCGATTCCGACATCCGGATCGTCATGAATTTCGGCTCCGCGACGGCGATGACGAAAAGCTTTAGAGCGCTGATCGAAATATTGAACACGTTGAAAAGAATAAAGGAATAG
- a CDS encoding PadR family transcriptional regulator codes for MEYVVLGLLILKSQTLYELNKAFQQGIALFYSASYGSLQTTLKKSLNQGHIGFHEQVDNGRNKKVYFITEAGTKAFMEWMEAELPTSRLESAALTKVFFLGLIDGAEKRRFIIQEIIDKIKSVQTDLQRMDKRLQQIQAPDAHSDTFAYQRKTLDYGIEAHRFARRWFEDLLAELRQLE; via the coding sequence ATGGAATATGTCGTGCTAGGGTTGTTGATCTTGAAAAGTCAGACGCTTTATGAATTGAATAAGGCATTTCAGCAAGGGATCGCGTTGTTTTACAGCGCCAGCTACGGCAGCTTGCAAACGACGTTGAAAAAATCGCTGAACCAAGGGCACATCGGGTTCCATGAACAAGTGGACAACGGCCGCAACAAAAAGGTGTATTTTATTACGGAAGCGGGAACGAAGGCGTTCATGGAGTGGATGGAAGCGGAGCTCCCGACGAGCCGATTGGAATCCGCCGCGCTCACGAAAGTATTTTTCCTGGGCTTGATCGACGGCGCGGAGAAAAGAAGGTTCATTATTCAAGAAATCATTGATAAAATAAAATCCGTCCAAACCGATCTCCAACGTATGGACAAGCGCTTACAACAAATCCAAGCGCCCGATGCGCATTCGGATACGTTCGCCTACCAACGGAAGACGTTGGATTACGGCATCGAGGCGCATCGATTCGCAAGACGTTGGTTCGAGGATCTGCTAGCGGAGCTGCGACAGCTCGAATAG
- a CDS encoding MATE family efflux transporter encodes MAIGHSLRSILNRYFTGNSMDYKQTFGIILPIFVDNAFLVFMSLLNTAMIGSAGVAAISAVSMVESLNLFIVNLFLALAAGGTVIVAQYKGGGQHEMVSKAVSQAISVVTIVSLFISVSVIVFHVGILDFLFGGAEAEVFDNARIFLIGSCLTFPLLGAYQAVTGALRGVGATKVSLFLSVIMNLTNFVLNIVFIVLMDLGVVGLVFSLIAARIVGVAASMYYLIRHSPNLHFQLRHLWKLDGAIVKKIMYIGVPFAMEQMFFNGGKLLTQTYIVQFGTMALTVNAIGNTIAGVYQIGANALSIAIVTVVGQSIGRKDIQDARKFVKSFVGLSTIWFGLASAVILPFFPYLVRLFSPPEGIIPTVFTLVVLIAIAQPLFWTLSFLLPSALRAAGDSKYTSITALLTMWLVRVVLGYILGVTLGFGIIGVWVAMIVEWGVRGLIFVWRFKGDKWYRHDLV; translated from the coding sequence ATGGCGATCGGACATTCCTTGCGTTCGATCTTGAACCGATACTTTACCGGAAATTCAATGGATTATAAGCAAACGTTCGGCATTATCCTCCCGATTTTCGTGGATAATGCTTTTCTTGTTTTCATGAGCTTGCTCAATACCGCGATGATCGGTTCCGCAGGCGTCGCGGCGATCAGCGCGGTCAGCATGGTGGAGTCGCTCAACCTGTTTATCGTGAATCTATTTCTGGCGTTGGCCGCGGGCGGAACCGTCATCGTCGCGCAGTACAAAGGCGGCGGGCAGCACGAGATGGTGTCGAAGGCGGTCTCGCAAGCTATCTCGGTCGTTACGATCGTCTCATTATTCATTAGCGTCTCGGTCATCGTCTTTCACGTCGGGATCTTGGATTTTCTATTCGGAGGCGCGGAAGCCGAGGTGTTCGACAATGCCCGAATTTTCTTAATCGGCAGCTGCTTGACGTTCCCGCTCCTCGGGGCGTACCAAGCGGTGACCGGCGCGTTGCGGGGCGTCGGCGCGACCAAGGTCAGCTTGTTCCTGTCGGTCATTATGAACCTTACGAATTTCGTCTTGAACATCGTATTTATCGTACTGATGGACCTAGGGGTCGTTGGCTTGGTATTCTCCTTGATCGCGGCCAGAATCGTAGGGGTGGCCGCATCGATGTATTATTTGATCCGGCATAGTCCCAACCTTCATTTCCAATTGCGTCACCTATGGAAGCTGGATGGGGCGATCGTCAAGAAAATTATGTATATCGGCGTCCCGTTCGCCATGGAGCAGATGTTCTTCAACGGCGGAAAATTGCTGACGCAGACGTATATCGTCCAATTCGGAACGATGGCGCTGACGGTCAACGCGATCGGCAACACGATCGCGGGGGTATACCAAATCGGGGCGAACGCGTTGTCCATCGCGATCGTCACCGTCGTCGGCCAGAGCATCGGACGGAAGGATATCCAGGACGCCAGAAAATTCGTCAAATCGTTCGTCGGTCTGTCCACGATTTGGTTCGGGCTCGCGTCGGCGGTCATCTTGCCGTTCTTCCCGTATCTCGTACGACTGTTTTCCCCGCCCGAAGGCATTATCCCGACGGTCTTTACGTTAGTCGTCTTGATCGCGATCGCGCAGCCGCTGTTCTGGACGCTGAGCTTCTTATTGCCGTCGGCGTTGCGGGCAGCCGGGGATTCCAAATACACGTCGATTACGGCGCTGCTCACGATGTGGTTGGTTCGAGTCGTGCTCGGTTACATATTGGGCGTAACGCTTGGATTCGGCATTATCGGCGTCTGGGTCGCCATGATCGTCGAATGGGGCGTTCGCGGGCTGATTTTCGTTTGGAGGTTCAAGGGGGATAAGTGGTACCGTCACGACTTGGTATAG
- a CDS encoding DUF3189 family protein, translating to MIYIYNDFGGTHTTVMAAAYHLKKLTPTRAPTRHEILTTHNFNELVYADRGKLFFHGIDDEGNPVYTMGRGRSKILIPGVVNLLSMLMEENRLHEKIVLSNTSPTVPLPMTLGGMLSRWLKIDAIGVPLLLYGAKIAYRDIVNLVDHTKSVAKQSSSQLIVLDNKRSS from the coding sequence GTGATATACATCTATAATGACTTTGGCGGTACCCATACGACCGTGATGGCCGCGGCGTATCATCTGAAGAAGCTAACTCCGACGCGAGCGCCGACCAGACATGAAATCCTGACGACGCATAACTTCAACGAGCTTGTGTATGCGGATCGCGGGAAACTGTTCTTTCACGGAATCGACGACGAAGGGAACCCGGTATACACCATGGGGCGGGGCAGGTCCAAGATCTTAATTCCGGGGGTTGTGAATTTGTTGTCGATGTTGATGGAGGAAAACCGGTTGCACGAGAAGATCGTCCTATCAAACACTTCTCCGACGGTACCGCTCCCCATGACCCTCGGAGGGATGCTGTCTCGTTGGTTGAAAATCGACGCGATCGGCGTCCCCTTGTTACTCTACGGGGCTAAGATTGCCTACCGCGATATTGTCAACCTGGTGGATCATACGAAATCCGTCGCCAAACAATCCTCTTCCCAGTTGATCGTCTTAGATAATAAGCGGTCATCATAG
- a CDS encoding TetR/AcrR family transcriptional regulator, which translates to MNGYQLRTEKKKEQIMRATIDLISKYGIEKTSIAEIAKLANVSPVSIYNYFGSKEELVRMTLIDLMNQSMNKYEEMLERAIPFQEKMELFLRGRGELAERVSMDLVQLGGEPAVREYIEAFYEERTIPFFRKLIQIGKQEGCIDPNLSIEAVLFYIQMFKEALARPEFMAHSSPAMLQDIDRLFYYGLIGKPRLAGGEDAITETELRRRGYGRSEERK; encoded by the coding sequence ATGAACGGTTATCAATTGCGTACGGAAAAGAAGAAAGAGCAAATTATGAGGGCAACCATCGACTTGATCAGCAAATACGGGATCGAAAAAACGAGTATCGCGGAAATCGCCAAGCTGGCTAACGTATCTCCCGTATCCATTTACAATTATTTCGGCAGCAAGGAAGAGCTCGTCCGAATGACGCTGATCGATCTTATGAATCAATCCATGAACAAGTATGAGGAAATGTTAGAGAGAGCGATCCCTTTCCAAGAAAAAATGGAACTTTTTTTACGCGGTCGGGGCGAATTGGCGGAACGAGTGAGCATGGATCTTGTTCAACTCGGCGGCGAACCGGCGGTTCGCGAGTATATCGAAGCGTTTTACGAGGAGCGGACGATTCCTTTTTTCAGAAAATTGATCCAAATCGGCAAGCAAGAAGGCTGTATCGACCCGAATCTTTCGATAGAAGCGGTATTGTTTTATATTCAAATGTTTAAAGAAGCGCTTGCTCGACCGGAATTTATGGCGCATTCGAGCCCCGCGATGCTTCAAGATATCGATCGTCTTTTCTACTACGGATTAATCGGGAAACCGAGGCTTGCCGGCGGCGAAGATGCAATAACCGAAACCGAACTTCGTCGTCGAGGGTATGGGCGGAGCGAAGAAAGAAAATAA
- a CDS encoding cytochrome P450, translated as MNRIPGPRSIAGWRWNMFRFFRNPFAFQRWLYETYGTLSALGQGDKPSTVFAFGPEMNRQILTNPDFFEVSTALVKVPKDTRMGELFYNNLVLMSGEKHRRHRRLMQPAFQQDQIRQYGRDMATITGRLADEWEGRTEIDLNVEMKKLTQRIAVKTLFGVQDEEGMDRMGSLIDRMTRSLLLVTLAPVDIPFTPYHRALRIAEKLHARIRSMIHDKRRDPDETDVLAALIRAHDEDDATLTDEELIGHTFSLYVAGHETTANALTWALFLLVQHPDTYASVMEELNAVLSGSPPTLEQLSELPLLDGVVKESLRLLPPAGIGTRVTAAPCELDGYFLPERTNVFFSQLITHRLPELYEEPDRFKPRRWETIKPSAFEYLPFSAGPHMCIGWHFAMQELKIVLAVLLQRYRFSVVRDARISPNLMMRPVRGMPMRIGRHDGRFERVTVRGSIHQMIEF; from the coding sequence ATGAACCGAATACCTGGTCCCCGTTCCATCGCAGGCTGGAGATGGAACATGTTCCGTTTCTTCCGGAATCCGTTCGCCTTTCAGCGGTGGCTGTATGAAACGTACGGCACGCTCTCCGCCCTGGGCCAAGGCGACAAGCCTTCGACGGTTTTCGCTTTCGGTCCCGAGATGAATCGTCAAATCTTGACGAATCCGGATTTTTTCGAGGTCAGTACGGCATTGGTCAAGGTTCCTAAAGACACAAGAATGGGTGAATTGTTTTACAACAACCTAGTGCTCATGTCCGGCGAAAAACATAGACGGCATCGTCGTCTGATGCAGCCGGCTTTCCAACAGGATCAAATTAGACAGTACGGCCGCGATATGGCGACGATAACGGGAAGGCTGGCCGACGAATGGGAGGGAAGGACGGAAATCGACTTGAACGTCGAGATGAAAAAGCTGACGCAGCGAATCGCCGTGAAGACGCTGTTCGGCGTGCAGGACGAGGAAGGTATGGATCGGATGGGATCGCTGATCGACCGAATGACGCGGTCTCTCTTGCTTGTCACGCTCGCGCCCGTCGATATTCCTTTCACTCCTTATCATCGCGCGTTGCGGATTGCGGAGAAACTCCATGCGCGGATTCGTTCCATGATTCATGACAAACGGCGCGATCCGGATGAAACCGATGTACTTGCCGCTCTAATTCGAGCGCATGACGAGGATGACGCGACATTAACGGACGAAGAGCTGATCGGGCATACGTTCTCGCTGTATGTCGCCGGGCACGAAACGACGGCCAACGCCTTGACTTGGGCGCTTTTTCTGCTCGTTCAGCACCCGGATACCTATGCTAGCGTTATGGAGGAGTTGAATGCCGTGCTGAGCGGCAGTCCGCCGACGTTGGAACAGTTGAGCGAACTACCGCTCCTTGACGGCGTGGTCAAAGAGAGCTTGCGTCTGCTGCCGCCGGCCGGAATCGGTACCCGGGTCACCGCCGCTCCCTGCGAACTGGACGGATATTTTCTTCCGGAGCGTACGAACGTCTTTTTTAGTCAGCTCATCACCCATCGGCTGCCGGAACTGTACGAAGAGCCGGACCGGTTCAAGCCGCGGCGATGGGAGACGATCAAACCGTCCGCGTTCGAATATTTGCCGTTCAGCGCGGGACCGCACATGTGTATCGGTTGGCATTTCGCCATGCAGGAGCTCAAGATCGTCCTTGCCGTCCTGCTTCAGCGGTACCGGTTCTCGGTCGTCCGCGACGCTAGAATCAGTCCGAATCTGATGATGCGGCCCGTTCGCGGTATGCCGATGCGCATCGGCCGGCACGACGGAAGGTTCGAACGGGTAACGGTGCGCGGCTCCATCCATCAAATGATCGAATTTTAA
- a CDS encoding thioredoxin domain-containing protein, with protein MTTNKKPNRLAQEKSPYLLQHAYNPVDWFAWSDEAFEKAKREKKPIFLSIGYSTCHWCHVMERESFEDDEAAGLLNREFVSIKVDREERPDVDNLYMTVCQAMTGQGGWPLTIVMTPDKKPFFAGTYFPKRKRFGRNGLIDVLEQIAGKWKENAQLVIDAGETVADQTARRMISNLKGEVTESLLDESFVMFKQLYDGEYGGFGEAPKFPTPHNLMYLLRYYASTGEDDALQMAEKTLDAMYRGGLFDHIGFGFARYSTDREWLVPHFEKMLYDNALLGMAYTEAYQLTGKAKYREIAELVYAYVLRDMKEPDGGFYSAEDADAEGEEGKFTVWTPEEVREALGAEDGEWFCDVYGITAEGNFEGRSIPNLLHGSLESQAARSGTEETAFVDRADRLRHKLFLRREERVHPGKDDKVLTSWNGLMIASLAKAAAAFDRPEYAEAATSAVRFVLEKLRTPEGRLLARYRDGDSAFPGYIDDYAFLTWGLIELYQATFEPELLRFATELTQDAVRLFWDEEGGGFYFYGSDAEQLFTRMKEVYDGAIPAGNSVMANNLLRLARLTGEQRLTGYAERIFAAFAGAAKQYPTGHSMMLMGLSLAYGKPQEIVIAGTRGDAETEAMLRAARSAFLPHAVVLLRDEALPHLADKTPVNGAAAAYVCENYACQAPVTSAEALKAALKPKEE; from the coding sequence ATGACCACCAACAAGAAACCCAATCGATTAGCTCAAGAAAAGTCGCCGTATTTGCTGCAGCACGCTTACAATCCGGTCGACTGGTTTGCTTGGTCGGACGAAGCTTTCGAGAAGGCGAAACGAGAAAAAAAGCCCATTTTCTTATCCATCGGTTATTCGACCTGCCATTGGTGCCACGTCATGGAGCGCGAGTCGTTCGAGGACGACGAGGCGGCGGGGCTGCTGAACCGCGAATTCGTCTCGATCAAGGTGGACCGCGAAGAGCGTCCCGACGTGGACAATCTCTACATGACCGTCTGCCAGGCGATGACCGGGCAAGGCGGCTGGCCGCTGACGATCGTCATGACGCCGGACAAGAAGCCCTTCTTCGCGGGCACGTATTTCCCGAAGCGCAAGCGATTCGGCCGTAACGGCTTGATCGACGTCCTGGAGCAAATCGCGGGGAAGTGGAAGGAAAACGCGCAGCTCGTCATCGACGCCGGGGAGACGGTCGCCGATCAGACGGCTCGTCGCATGATCTCCAACTTGAAAGGCGAGGTCACGGAATCGTTGCTGGACGAATCGTTCGTCATGTTCAAGCAGCTGTACGACGGCGAGTACGGCGGCTTCGGCGAGGCGCCGAAATTTCCGACGCCGCATAACCTGATGTACTTGCTGCGGTATTACGCTTCGACCGGGGAGGACGACGCGCTGCAGATGGCCGAGAAGACGCTCGACGCCATGTATCGCGGCGGCCTGTTCGACCATATCGGGTTCGGCTTCGCGCGATATTCGACCGACCGGGAATGGCTCGTGCCGCACTTCGAGAAGATGCTGTACGACAACGCGCTGCTCGGCATGGCGTACACGGAAGCGTACCAGCTGACCGGCAAAGCGAAATACCGAGAAATCGCGGAGCTCGTATACGCATACGTCCTGCGGGATATGAAAGAGCCGGACGGAGGATTCTACTCCGCGGAAGACGCCGATGCCGAAGGGGAAGAGGGCAAGTTTACGGTTTGGACCCCTGAAGAGGTGCGCGAAGCGTTAGGCGCGGAGGACGGCGAGTGGTTCTGCGATGTCTACGGCATTACCGCGGAAGGCAACTTCGAAGGGCGCAGCATTCCGAATTTGCTGCATGGATCGCTCGAATCGCAAGCGGCGCGGAGCGGGACGGAGGAGACGGCGTTCGTCGATCGAGCCGATCGGCTTCGCCACAAGCTGTTCCTCCGCCGCGAGGAGCGCGTCCATCCGGGGAAGGACGATAAGGTGCTGACGTCGTGGAACGGCTTGATGATCGCGTCGCTCGCGAAGGCGGCCGCCGCCTTCGACCGGCCGGAGTATGCCGAAGCGGCGACGTCGGCGGTCCGCTTCGTTCTGGAGAAGCTGCGAACGCCCGAAGGCCGGCTGCTCGCGCGCTACCGCGACGGAGATTCCGCGTTCCCGGGATATATCGACGATTATGCGTTCCTGACCTGGGGGCTGATCGAGCTGTACCAGGCGACGTTCGAGCCCGAGCTGCTGCGCTTCGCGACGGAGCTGACGCAGGACGCCGTCCGGTTGTTCTGGGACGAGGAGGGCGGAGGCTTTTATTTCTACGGCTCCGATGCGGAGCAGCTGTTCACGCGAATGAAAGAGGTGTACGACGGCGCGATTCCCGCGGGCAATTCGGTGATGGCGAACAACCTGCTGCGCTTGGCGCGGCTGACGGGGGAGCAGCGGCTGACCGGATATGCGGAGCGTATCTTCGCGGCGTTCGCAGGGGCGGCGAAGCAGTACCCGACGGGACATTCGATGATGCTCATGGGATTGTCGCTCGCGTACGGCAAGCCGCAGGAGATCGTCATCGCAGGGACGAGAGGGGATGCCGAGACGGAGGCGATGCTTCGAGCGGCGCGATCGGCGTTCCTGCCGCATGCGGTCGTGCTGCTGCGGGACGAAGCGCTCCCGCATCTCGCCGACAAGACGCCGGTGAACGGCGCCGCCGCCGCGTACGTATGCGAAAATTACGCATGCCAAGCGCCGGTAACGTCGGCGGAAGCGTTGAAGGCGGCGCTGAAGCCGAAAGAAGAATAA
- a CDS encoding SDR family NAD(P)-dependent oxidoreductase, with protein MKHRNVLITGASGGIGYELAKRFAANQCNLILVARDRARLEEIRSELTAPEVDITIIEKDLTEPMSASEVYEETARRNIRVHVLVNNAGIGWYGPFRESPLRQQLRMIRLNATAVTELTYLYVNDMIEDRYGRILNIASISSFLPTPMMSVYAATKAYVSSFSEALNSELRNQGDISVTALCPGFTKTNFLEKANLQPMEALLGNIALDPAVVARDGYRALLGKKAIRISGGLNKFLYAMIRALPRSWMRTSAALVFKKP; from the coding sequence ATGAAACACCGCAATGTGCTGATCACGGGAGCGAGCGGCGGGATCGGATACGAGCTAGCCAAACGATTCGCCGCGAACCAATGTAATCTAATTCTAGTTGCCAGAGATCGGGCGAGATTGGAGGAAATCCGTTCCGAACTGACCGCGCCGGAAGTCGACATTACGATCATCGAGAAGGATTTGACGGAGCCGATGTCCGCTTCGGAGGTGTACGAAGAAACGGCAAGGAGAAACATCCGGGTTCATGTGCTTGTCAACAATGCGGGCATCGGATGGTACGGACCTTTCCGCGAGAGCCCTTTGCGGCAGCAGCTTCGCATGATCCGGCTCAACGCGACGGCCGTAACGGAATTAACGTATTTGTACGTCAATGATATGATCGAGGATCGATACGGAAGGATATTGAACATCGCTTCCATATCCTCTTTCCTCCCCACGCCGATGATGAGCGTATACGCTGCGACGAAGGCTTACGTGTCTTCTTTCTCCGAAGCCTTGAACAGCGAGCTCAGGAATCAAGGGGACATCTCGGTTACGGCGTTATGCCCCGGATTTACGAAGACGAATTTTTTGGAAAAGGCGAACCTGCAACCGATGGAAGCCTTGTTGGGCAACATCGCTTTGGATCCTGCCGTCGTTGCGCGGGACGGATACCGGGCGCTTCTGGGAAAGAAGGCGATTCGGATCAGCGGCGGACTGAACAAATTTCTTTACGCAATGATTCGAGCGCTGCCGAGGAGCTGGATGCGAACGTCGGCGGCTCTCGTTTTCAAGAAACCTTAA
- a CDS encoding D-alanyl-D-alanine carboxypeptidase family protein yields the protein MNRKGRRLAALVTAAVALAVVGTEDLDAKVARMMDEAKERFAGKTAPSIAIEGSAATVVDANSGVALFSKQAHRRMYPASTTKIMTALLALKYGELDETIVVGEEARPEAPDESTAGLTEGQALTLRDALSGLMLPSGNDAARVVARYIVEKTEGGPVPNWNERFAALMNAEAERLGARDTHFANPHGLHDPDHYSTASDLALIAREAMNDPAFRDIVAAKSYRSEAGDAWFGNRNKLLDEEGEFYLQGANGVKTGFTSDAGYCLVASAERDGRLLISVVLQSTETDVWTDTLRLMAHGFST from the coding sequence TTGAATCGCAAGGGCAGGCGTCTCGCGGCGCTCGTGACGGCGGCGGTCGCGTTGGCGGTCGTCGGCACGGAGGATCTCGATGCGAAGGTCGCGAGAATGATGGATGAGGCGAAGGAAAGATTCGCGGGGAAGACGGCGCCCTCGATCGCGATCGAAGGCAGCGCCGCGACGGTCGTCGACGCGAACAGCGGCGTCGCATTGTTTTCGAAGCAGGCGCATCGACGGATGTACCCCGCCAGCACGACGAAGATCATGACCGCCCTGCTCGCGCTCAAATACGGCGAGCTGGACGAAACGATCGTCGTCGGAGAAGAGGCGCGGCCGGAGGCGCCGGACGAAAGCACGGCCGGGCTGACGGAGGGACAAGCGTTGACGCTTCGCGACGCGTTATCCGGCTTGATGCTGCCGTCCGGGAACGATGCGGCAAGAGTCGTAGCGCGATACATCGTCGAGAAGACGGAGGGGGGGCCCGTCCCGAATTGGAACGAGCGATTCGCGGCGCTGATGAATGCGGAGGCGGAACGGCTCGGCGCACGCGATACGCATTTCGCGAACCCGCACGGTCTGCACGACCCCGATCATTATTCGACGGCGAGCGACTTGGCGCTGATCGCAAGGGAGGCGATGAACGATCCGGCGTTCCGGGACATCGTCGCCGCGAAGTCCTACCGAAGCGAGGCGGGGGACGCGTGGTTCGGCAATCGAAACAAGCTGTTGGACGAGGAGGGGGAGTTTTATCTCCAAGGCGCGAACGGAGTCAAGACGGGTTTCACGTCCGACGCGGGGTACTGCCTCGTCGCCTCCGCCGAGCGCGACGGAAGGCTATTGATCTCTGTCGTGCTTCAATCGACGGAAACCGACGTATGGACGGACACCCTTCGATTGATGGCTCATGGATTTTCCACGTAA